The genomic interval CGAGCGGGCCGCCCCCGGCCTGGCGTACGACCTGGTCTGGCAGAGCCGCTCCGGCCCGCCCCAGGTGCCGTGGCTGGAGCCGGACGTCAACGACCACCTGCGGGCGCTGGCGGCCGACGGGGTCAGCTCGGTGGTGGTCAGCCCGATCGGCTTCGTCTCCGACCACCTGGAGGTGGTCTGGGACCTGGACACCGAGGCGGCGGCGACCGCCAAGCAGCTCGGCCTCGACTTCGTCCGGGCCGCCACCCCGGGCACCGACCGGCGGTTCGTGGCGATGGTCCGGGAACTGGTGACTGAGCGGCTTAACCCGGCCGACACGGCGGCGCGACGCCGGCTGGGTACGCTGCCCGCCTGGGACACCTGTCCGGCCGGCTGCTGCCAGCCGGCCCGGCGCCCGTGACCCCGCCCGGTAGGAGAGTCATGAACGAGAGCAGCGGAGTGCCGGCATGACCGACAGGAAGCCGGTGGAGAGCTGGCTCACCGACATGGACGGGGTGCTGGTGCACGAGGGGCAGCCGGTGCCCGGCGCGCCCGAGTTCGTCCGCGCGCTGCGCGCCTCGGGCAAGCCGTTCCTGATCCTGACCAACAACTCGATCTACACCGCCCGGGACCTACAGGCCCGGCTCAACCGGATGGGCTTCGACGTCCCCGAACACGCCATCTGGACCGCCGCGCTGGCCACCGCGCAGTTCCTGGCCGACCAGCGCCCGGGCGGTACTGCGTACGTGATCGGCGAGGCCGGGCTGACCACCGCGATGCACGCCGTCGGGTACGTGCTGACCGACTTCGCACCCGACTACGTGGTGCTGGGCGAGACCCGGACGTACAGCTTCGAGGCGATCACCAAGGCGGTCCGGCTGATCGACGGCGGGGCGAGGTTCATCTGCACCAACCCGGACCCGACCGGCCCGTCCGCCGAGGGTGCCCTGCCGGCCGCCGGATCGGTGGCGGCGATGATCTCGAAGGCGACCGGGGTGGAGCCGTACTTCGTCGGCAAGCCGAACCCGATGATGATGCGGTCGGCGCTGAACACCATCGACGCGCACTCCGAGACGACCGCGATGATCGGTGACCGGATGGACACCGACATCCTCTGCGGGCTGGAGGCCGGCCTGCAGACCGTGCTGGTGCTGACCGGGATCAGCACCCGGGCCGAGGCCGAGCGCTACCCGTACCTGCCGTCCCGGATCGTCTCCTCGGTCGTCGACCTGATCGACGAGATCTGAGTCGGGCACCGGCCACCGCGCGGCGGCCGGTGCCGGCGGACACCGGGCCCGGTCAGCCGGCCGCTCCGACCCCTGCCTCGGTGCGGGTGGCGGAGGCGTCGCCGGGGGCGGCCGGCTCGTCGCCGACCGGGCGGCCGGGTGCGTCGCTCCGGGCCGGGGGCGGTCCGGGCCGCTGGGCGGGCAGGGCCACACCCTCGGCCGTCGGCCGGCCGGACCAGCGGGCCGGAAGTGCCGCCACGATGGCGTACCCGAGCGCGGCGGCGACCGGGAACCAGACCGGGATCATCAGCCGCTCGTACTCGGTGTCGACCGGTTTCGCGGCGAGCATGGCCAGCCCGGTCAGCCCGGTACCCAGCCACAGGAAGGTGAGGTGCCGGGTCCGGGTCGCGAAGATCAGCGTGGCCAGTACCACCGCGATCAGCGGGAACGGGGAGAGCACCATGTGTTGCAGGGTGCCGGGCCACCATTCGAGGTTCTTCTCCCACAGCCAGGTGTACGGCTCCGGGGTGTCCGGGACGCTGAAGTGGTTGGTGGCGTAGTCCTGGATGGCCTCGGTCAGCGACGGCAGCTTCAGGGCCGCGCTGACCGCGAACCAGCCGACCAGGGTGGCCAGGCCGAGCCCGCCGGTGAGCAGCGCACCGCGCCGGTTCGGGAACCTGGTCAGCAGCGCGCAGCCGCTCGCGGCCAGCAGCACCAGGGCCATCGCCACCCCGTTCGCCGACTTGGTGACGAAGGTCCAGCCGAAGCCGGCGAGCGCGATCGGCAGGCCGCTGAACCGGTTCCGCCAGAGCAGCATCGCGCCGATCAGCACGGCGAGACAGCCGGCCAGCATCGCGCCGTCGGCGAGCATCCGGGTTATCCAGTACCCGGTCGGCAGCAGGTAGACCAGGGCGGCCGCGGCGACGCCGACCAGGCGTATTCCGAAGGCGAGCCAGACGGCCAGATAGCTGAGCAGGCCGACGGCGACGGCGATGACGAGTGTCGCGATGGCCATGCCCTGCCAGGCGCCGAAGATCTTCACGAAAGGCGTTGCGAACAGCGGATATCCCGGCCGGCTGTCGAAAATTGCGATGTACCGGGGAGAAATGCCCTGTTGGGGATATCCGTTACGACAGGCCGGGCGCATATTCAGGTCTTTGGCCGAACGGTTGATGTCGCGACACACCTGAAAGGACGACCGGGCGGACGCGGTCGCCGGATCGGTGCCGGCGAAGATCTGCGCCTGCCGCATGTACCAGTAACTGTCGCCGGAGGAGGCGATCCGGCGCGGGTCCTCGTAGCGGGCCATGCAGAGCGCTCCGGCAATGGCTATCACCAGCATCACCCAGGTCAGCTCGACCAGGGTGCGACGGTTGAACCACCGGCGTCGGGACGCGGGAGGACTCGCGGAAGAGGTGTTCGCGAGATCGGTCGTATTCGGGGTGCCGCCCATGAAACGAGGACCCTACCGCACCTTTACGACCGGAATCCTGCCCCCGCCGCCCCGGCGGTGGACGGTCGGACGAATTGGTCGGCGGGATTTCGCGATCGGGTCGGTAGCGGTGCATTCCCCAACGGTCGTCGTTCGCGAGGACCGGTTTCGACGGATGTGTTCGGGCAGCTCCGGCAAGCGAATGCGCCGGTGTCGGGGTACCCCGGGATGCCGGCTGGCCGACCCCGGGGGACGGCGGCGCGGGTCAGGCCGAGAGCGGGGCGTTGCAGGCCGCCACGACCGCCCGCCGGCAGGCGGCGGTGAGCGGGCGGAGGGCGGCGTCGCGCTGCTGGGCCTCGTAACCGTTGACCGAACCGCCCGGAGCGGCGTGCTCGGCCAGCGCCAGCACCTGGTCCAGCACGCTGGCCCGGGCGAACAGCCGGCGGGAGCGCGGATCGAAGCCGGGCGGCAGGTCCATTCCGTTGTCCGGGCGGCGCAGCGCGGCGAGCGCACCGGCCAGCTCGGGGCGCCACTGCGCGACGTCGAGCCGGGTCAGCGCCGCGGTCGCCTCGGCGAGGGTCACCGCCAGCTCGGCCTCGGCCTCGGCCGCGCCGGGACTGCCGAGCGAGGCGGCCGGAGCGGTCTCCGGCAGCGGATAGACCCGCCACAGCACCGTCTCGAACGTCACGCCGGACCCGCTGGTGTGCGTGCGTACCTCGGGAATCACGCCCAGGCCACGGGCCACCACCGCCTCGCCGGCCAGCAGGGCCGCCGAGGCGAACGGGCCCGGACCGGGCAGCCCGCGTGGATCGCCCGGGGCGGGCAGCACCAGCCGGATCTCGTCGGGGGAGAGCTTGGAGAAGGCGCAGAGCGCGTCGCGCAGCGGTATGTCGGTCCAGGCGCCGGGGGCGTCGGCGACGAGGTGCTCCTCGCCACCGGCGATCTCGTCGGCGATCTCGTCGTAGGGCACCAGCCCGGCACGCCATGCGCGTACCCAGGCCACGAAGCGGCTGGACCGGCGCGCCACGAGAGTCGCCGCGCCCGTTGCGGGGGACATGCGGCTAGGGTACGTGCTTCCCGCGCCGGCTGTCTCGGGTGCCGGCCCGGCGGCGCGTCAACCCCGCTCGGCGGCCGACGCCGGCTAGCGTCGCCTCCCATGGGGAGGATGTACGGCGACGACGTGCTCGCCGGGGACTGGCGGCGGCGCAGGGTGGTGCCCGAGGTGCCGGCCGAGGCCGATCTGGTGCTGGAGGACGCCGACTCGGGGTTTTGCGGCGCGGTGGTGGGTTTCGAGTCCGGTGCGGTGGTGTTGGAGGACCGGCACGGCCGGCGCCGGAACTTCCCGCTGCTGCCGGCGGCGTTCCTGCTCGACGGGCAACCGGTGACGCTGCGCCGGCCGGCACCGTCGGCGGCACCGGCGCCGCGCCGGCGGACCGCCTCCGGATCGGTGGCGGTGGCCGGGGTACCCGCCCAGGTGGCCAAGGCCAGCCGGATCTGGGTGGAGGGCGTGCACGACGCGGCGCTGGTGGAGCGGATCTGGGGCGACGACCTGCGGATCGAGGGCGTGGTGGTGGAGCCGCTGGACGGCATCGACGAACTCGCGCAACGGGTCCGTGAGTTCGGCCCCGGTCCCGGACGACGGTTGGGCGTACTCGTCGACCACCTGGTGCCCGGCTCGAAGGAGAGCCGGATCGTCGCGGCGGTCACCTCGCCGAACGTGCTGGTCACCGGCCACCCGTACGTCGACGTGTGGCAGGCGGTGAAGCCGTCGGCGCTCGGCATCCGGGCGTGGCCGGTGGTGCCGCCGGGACGGCCGTGGAAGGAGGGCGTCTGTGCCGCCCTCGGGGTGGCCGAGCCGGCCGAGATGTGGCGGCGCATCCTCGCCCGGGTCGACAGCTTCCACGACGTGGAGACACCCCTGATCAACGCGATGGAACGGCTCATCGACTTCGTCACGGTCCCGTCCGCGCCCTGAAACGGGTCCCGTCCGCGCCGTGAAACCGGTGGTGCGGCCGGGGTGCGGGTCAGCCGAGGTCGTCGGGGTCGCGGGTGAAGACGAAGGTGGCGATCTCCAGGGCGGTGGCCGCGCCGGCCGGGTCGCGCCGGACGGTGAGGATCTCGCCGTCGTTCATGCCGGAGCGGCCCCGCCAGCGGCCGGTGGCGTCCCGGCCGAACCGCCAGTGCGGGACGGCCCCGGCCGGCAACTGGGTGAAAACCAGTTCCTCGGCGCTCGGGTGCCAGGAGACTTGGAACTCGCGCCCCATCCACCACCAGCGGCCGGTCAACTCGGCGATCCGTGCCTCCGGCGGCGCGGTCGCCGGACGCCAGGGCCGAACCGGCCGGGGTACGGCGTCGAGCACCGTACCGAGCACCTGCCGGCCGAGCAGCGGCAGCGATCCGAGGCGCAGCCCGTACGCGTTGGCGAAGCCGACCACGCCGGTGCCGGACGGCCGGTGCACCGAGACCGTGGCCACGTAGCCGGGCATCGAGCCGCCGTGCCCGGCGTACACCCGGTCGCCGACCCGGTGCAGTTCCACGCCGAGCCCGTAGCCGGCGGTCCAGGAGTCCGGGTCGGCCATCGCCACCGGAACGCACATTTCGGCCAGGGTGTCCGGGGCGAGGATCTCCGGATCCGGGGCGGCGAGGAAGCCGCCCCAGCGGGCCAGGTCGGCCAGGCTGGCCCAGAGCTGCCCGGCCGGCGCCATCGCCCCGGTGTCGGTACGCGGCTCCTCGCGCAGCGTGTCGTGCCAGGGATGTACCACGTAGCCTCGGGCGTACGGCTCGGCCGGCTGGTAGGAGGTGCGCACCATCCCCAGTGGATCGAGCAGCCGGGACCGGACGAGTTTCCACCACGTCTCGCCGGTGACCCGTTCCAGTACCGCCCCGAGCAGCCCGTACGCGAGGTTGGAGTAGTGGAAGGTGCGGTGTGCCGGAAAGGCCAGTTTGTCGCTGGTCAGACCGGCCAGCAGGGTCTCCAGGTCGGCACCGGCGGAGCGTTCCCACCACTCGCCGTCCGGTTCGCGTTGCAGGCCGGCGGCGTGGCCGAGGAGTTGACGCAGCCGGACGGCGCCGAGCGGGTTGCCGGGCAGGTGTCGGTCCAGCGGGTCGTCCAGGTCGAGCAGCCCCTCGTCACGCTGGCGGAGCAGCAGTACCGCGGTCATCGTCTTGGTGATCGAGCCGATCCGGTACTGGATGTCCGGATCCGGCGACGGGGTCTCGCCGGCCGTGGCGACGTGCACGAGCCCGCCCTCCGAAGCCGTGCCGGCGGCGGTCGGGGCCCGGAACACCCCGAGGATCAGCGACGGCGCCCGGCCGGTGGCCTGGGTCTCGGCGACGAGCGCGTCGATCCGGCGGGCGGTCTCCGGCGGTAGGCCGGTCTCCGGCGACAGGGTGGCCACGGGGCTGCCTCCTCGGCTCGGGTACGGGAACCGGACTGAATTATCCGAACCGGACCGTCGGGGCGGAACCGGGCCGGAGCGCGGCGCCGGACGGGCGGATTCGCCCGTTCCTGGCATACGAGATCTTATGTGCGTCGATCGCGAGTTCGCCGGTAGAGCGTGAGCGTGCCAGGATCGATGTGTGGAGCCGCTCCTGTGGATCGTATTGGGCGTCGTGCTGGTGGTCGCGGAGATCTTTACGACGACCCTCTTCCTCGTCATGTTCGGGGTCGGGGCGTTCGCCGCGGCCGGTGCGGCCGCCCTCGGCGCGCCGTTCGCCCTCCAGGCGGTGGTCTTCGCCGCCGTCTCGGCGTTGACCCTGGTCTTTGCCCGCCCGGTCATCCAACGACACCGCCAGTCCGCGCTGGCCGGCGACGAGCAGCCGTTCGGCGTGCAGGCGATTGCCGGGAGCACCGCGCTGGTGCTCGAACGGGTGGACGCCAACAGCGGAGTGGTGAAGATCGATGGTGAGATCTGGACCGCCCGTTCCTACGATGCGACCCAGGTGTTCGCCCCCGGCGACCGGGTGCGGGTGATCGAGGTCAAGGGCGTGACCGCGCTGGTGTGGCACGAAGATTTCGCTTCCGATGAGCAGCCCGATACAAAGAGGTGAGCGGTGTGGATACTGTGATGGGCATATTGTTGGCCGCCGTGGCCCTGATCGTGGTGGTCACGCTGATTCGGGCGGTGCGGATCGTCCCGCAGCAGCGTCAGGACGTGGTCGAGCGGCTCGGGAAGTACAAGCGCACGCTCCATCCCGGCCTCAACCTTCTGGTCCCGTTCGTCGACGCGGTACGCACCAAGGTCGACATGCGGGAGCAGGTGGTCAGCTTCCCGCCCCAGCCCGTGATCACCTCGGACAACCTGGTCGTCTCGATCGACACCGTGCTCTACTTCAAGGTCGTCGACTCGGTGAAGGCCACCTACGAGATCTCGAACTTCCTCCAGGCGATCGAGCAGTTGACGGTCACCACCCTGCGTAACGTCATCGGTTCGCTCGACCTGGAGCGGGCGCTGACCAGCCGCGAGGAGATCAACCGGCACCTCTCCGGGGTGCTGGACGAGACGACCGGACGCTGGGGCATCAAGGTGACCCGGGTGGAGATCAAGGCCATCGAGCCGCCGCCGAGCATCCGGGACTCGATGGAGAAGCAGATGCGCGCCGAGCGGGACCGCCGGGCCGCGATCCTCAACGCCGAGGGACACAAGCAGTCGCAGATCCTCTCCGCCGAGGGTGAGAAGCAGGCCGCGGTGCTCCGCGCCGACGGTGACCGGCAGGCCCGGATCCTCCAGGCGGAGGGACAGGCCAAGGCGATCCGTACGGTCTTCGACGCGATCCACCAGGCGAACCCGAGCCAGAAGGTGCTGGCCTACCAGTACCTCCAGGCGCTGCCGCAGATCGCCAACGGGACCGCCAACAAGGTCTGGATCGTGCCCGCCGAGCTGAACAAGGCGCTCGAAGGGCTCGGCGGCGCGCTGGGCGGACTCAGCCAGATGGTCGGCGACGAGCCCCGGGCGAACGTCGACTCCGGCGCGGTCGAGCGCGAGGCGGCGGAGGCGGCCCAGGCCGCCGCGGCGGCGGCCCAGGAGGTCAACGCCGAGGTACGCGCCGCGGAGGCGCAGGTGACGTCGCGGCCCGCGCAGGGGCTGCCGGCGCCGGAGCCGGTCCCGCCGGCCAGCCTGCTCGGCGACTCCGATGTGGACAGGCAGCCCGAACGGGGCTGACCGGGTTCCAGGTCCTGGAGCGAAGGAACACCGGCCGCCGTCGGGCATTCCGCCCGGCGGCGGCTCGGCCTATTCCGGCAAAGCGTCCGCGCGGCGCCCCGGCACCTGACACGATCGGTCTAGCGACTGGCGTGCAGGAGCGGGGCGTCGAAGCGGATCGCGTCCGCGCCGCCCGCGCAGTGTTGAGCGAGGTGACGCGCGTGATCCACCCCTCGAAATCGGAAAACCACCCCTCGAACCCCAAGCGTGATCCCGCGCCTCCCGATGCCCGGACGGTGCCGAAGCGGACAGCCGGCACCGGACCGGGCACCGTGGCTCCGGCCTCCGGACGCTGGCCGTACGGCGGCCTGGCCTTCCTGCCGTTCGTGGTGGAGCGAGGCGGCGACGAACCGGCCAGCGACGCGAGCTGGGCCTGGTCGTTGCGCCGGATGGCCCGGCTCGCCGTCTGGTCACTGCCCGGTTACGCCATTGTGTACGGTTCGGTGACCCTGGTCGGTGCCGGTGACGCGCCGTTCCTCACCCAGCAGCGTCCGGCGCACCTGCTCGGCTGGATCGGTGCGCTCTGGCTCGGCCTGCTCGGGCTGATGGCGCTGGCCAGCCTGCTGGTCAGCACCCGCACCCGGGGCACCGGCACGGCCGGCCTGCTGGTCGCGGTCGCCGGCACGATGCTGGTACTCCCGTTCGGCGGTCTGCCCGACCCGACGGCGACGTTCGGCAGGGCCGGTCAGGTCATCGCCGTCTGCGGCGGGCTGCTCTACTCCCTCGGCTGGTGGCTGGCCGGGCTGGCGCTGTACCGCTCCGGGGTGTTCAGCCGGTCCGACGGCGTACTGCTGATGATCGCGGCGCCGCTGCTCGGCGTCGGCGGGATGCTGGCGTCGGCGCTGCACGCCCTCGGCGCGATGTTGGTGCTCGCCGCCGGGATCGGGATCGCCTGGCGGGCCCGGCGGCTGGTGCCGCCGGTCGGCCGGGCCGCGCTGACCCGCCCCGGTACGGCCGGTGCGGTGGCGGCCCGGGTCTCCGGCGGCGGCCTCGGCGTCACACCGGCGGGTGGCGGGCTCGGCCCCGCCACGACCGGCCCCGCCCCGTCCTGATCAACCCACCCACCCCGGGTCCGGTCCCGGGCGGACTGTCCGCTTCGTCCTGGGTGGAGCTATCCGGCCGGTTCGCTGGCCGGGGTGCCGTCCGGCTCGGCCAGCAGCTCCGCCAGCCGGCGGAAGACCATGCCGCGCCAACCACCGTCCATGATGGCGAAGGCGCGCTGCTGGATCGGGTCGTCGGGGTCGAACCCGGCATGTTCGACGAAGAGCCGGGTGCCCCGCCCCTCGGCGGCCAGCGTCCAGGTGACGGTGGTGTCCAGGTGTCCGCCGGTCCAGGAGAGCCGGAGCAGCGACTCCGGCTCGACGTCGAGCACCTCGCCGTGCACCACGCCGTCGAATTCCTGGTCCGGCCGGGCCATGGTCTGGAAGGTGAACCGGTGTCCCGGCACCGCCTTGAAGTCGTTCGGCATG from Plantactinospora sp. BC1 carries:
- a CDS encoding HAD-IIA family hydrolase, yielding MTDRKPVESWLTDMDGVLVHEGQPVPGAPEFVRALRASGKPFLILTNNSIYTARDLQARLNRMGFDVPEHAIWTAALATAQFLADQRPGGTAYVIGEAGLTTAMHAVGYVLTDFAPDYVVLGETRTYSFEAITKAVRLIDGGARFICTNPDPTGPSAEGALPAAGSVAAMISKATGVEPYFVGKPNPMMMRSALNTIDAHSETTAMIGDRMDTDILCGLEAGLQTVLVLTGISTRAEAERYPYLPSRIVSSVVDLIDEI
- a CDS encoding DUF3097 domain-containing protein, giving the protein MGRMYGDDVLAGDWRRRRVVPEVPAEADLVLEDADSGFCGAVVGFESGAVVLEDRHGRRRNFPLLPAAFLLDGQPVTLRRPAPSAAPAPRRRTASGSVAVAGVPAQVAKASRIWVEGVHDAALVERIWGDDLRIEGVVVEPLDGIDELAQRVREFGPGPGRRLGVLVDHLVPGSKESRIVAAVTSPNVLVTGHPYVDVWQAVKPSALGIRAWPVVPPGRPWKEGVCAALGVAEPAEMWRRILARVDSFHDVETPLINAMERLIDFVTVPSAP
- a CDS encoding serine hydrolase domain-containing protein produces the protein MSPETGLPPETARRIDALVAETQATGRAPSLILGVFRAPTAAGTASEGGLVHVATAGETPSPDPDIQYRIGSITKTMTAVLLLRQRDEGLLDLDDPLDRHLPGNPLGAVRLRQLLGHAAGLQREPDGEWWERSAGADLETLLAGLTSDKLAFPAHRTFHYSNLAYGLLGAVLERVTGETWWKLVRSRLLDPLGMVRTSYQPAEPYARGYVVHPWHDTLREEPRTDTGAMAPAGQLWASLADLARWGGFLAAPDPEILAPDTLAEMCVPVAMADPDSWTAGYGLGVELHRVGDRVYAGHGGSMPGYVATVSVHRPSGTGVVGFANAYGLRLGSLPLLGRQVLGTVLDAVPRPVRPWRPATAPPEARIAELTGRWWWMGREFQVSWHPSAEELVFTQLPAGAVPHWRFGRDATGRWRGRSGMNDGEILTVRRDPAGAATALEIATFVFTRDPDDLG
- a CDS encoding NfeD family protein — translated: MEPLLWIVLGVVLVVAEIFTTTLFLVMFGVGAFAAAGAAALGAPFALQAVVFAAVSALTLVFARPVIQRHRQSALAGDEQPFGVQAIAGSTALVLERVDANSGVVKIDGEIWTARSYDATQVFAPGDRVRVIEVKGVTALVWHEDFASDEQPDTKR
- a CDS encoding SPFH domain-containing protein, producing the protein MDTVMGILLAAVALIVVVTLIRAVRIVPQQRQDVVERLGKYKRTLHPGLNLLVPFVDAVRTKVDMREQVVSFPPQPVITSDNLVVSIDTVLYFKVVDSVKATYEISNFLQAIEQLTVTTLRNVIGSLDLERALTSREEINRHLSGVLDETTGRWGIKVTRVEIKAIEPPPSIRDSMEKQMRAERDRRAAILNAEGHKQSQILSAEGEKQAAVLRADGDRQARILQAEGQAKAIRTVFDAIHQANPSQKVLAYQYLQALPQIANGTANKVWIVPAELNKALEGLGGALGGLSQMVGDEPRANVDSGAVEREAAEAAQAAAAAAQEVNAEVRAAEAQVTSRPAQGLPAPEPVPPASLLGDSDVDRQPERG
- a CDS encoding SRPBCC domain-containing protein, with the translated sequence MTERGVIRADQYLAHPPGRVWRALTEPELLARWFMPNDFKAVPGHRFTFQTMARPDQEFDGVVHGEVLDVEPESLLRLSWTGGHLDTTVTWTLAAEGRGTRLFVEHAGFDPDDPIQQRAFAIMDGGWRGMVFRRLAELLAEPDGTPASEPAG